In Romboutsia lituseburensis, a genomic segment contains:
- the mprF gene encoding bifunctional lysylphosphatidylglycerol flippase/synthetase MprF, with product MFFLFIELKRFIFDVNSNSIFYYLSNISLLKYIIIISLGLLAFSSMCLYDFTLKPILKNSITNKYILKYSWICASISNMIGFAGSSSIGLKLHFYKNYYSDKKTFLTHISQILFLNISGLSLLCLFHLIFNFKFLFINNTNKFSIPNLTVLLISFYIIGLCIFLTFKHFKYSNSQNISKFIKIALISCLEWILATLLLYFIARLINISISFKDYFPIFILSVSIGIVSMIPGGFGSFDLTFLLNLELLGINKELGVVTLILYRLSYYIIPLILGLIIYLYDNWKSLNSKFNDVPSLILSSTANFMLMFLIFSTGIVLLISAALPSVVYRLKLISDIANYYIINLSHIISVIIGFLLISLSRIVHYKSKDVYKLTLLLLICGSIFTFIKGLDYEEALYLAIVGFILFLSKKSFYKEKFIMTWGRILQDFVILFFIFIIYAFIGYVNTPSSQLILPRFLENLVYTNYKHLIISSFIGFIIALAFLVIIYKKNKNSIPPHITLDKCENELDNFLSIYEGGPLTHLIYLKDKMLYFNATNDVLFQFSIYSDKLVVLGRPIGNKDSIQSAIEEFYDYYSKYGYTPIFYQVDKSTLSFLHEFGYDFLKLGEEAKISINSFNLTGKKMKGIRTSINKVEKEGYTFEVINPPFTSSFLNELKSVSDNWLDGKDEKGFSLGFFDEYYLSKSPICVVQDANYNIMGFSNIMPMYDNDSFSIDLMRFSKNACRGVMDFMFVNLINYGNKNKFKFFNIGMAPLSNVGTSKYSFLSEKIASQVYNHGQHFYSFQGLRSFKEKYATTWDPKYLAYRKRSSLLFTMIQVTLLISKKIKYK from the coding sequence GTGTTTTTTTTATTTATTGAACTAAAAAGATTCATTTTTGATGTAAATAGTAATTCTATTTTTTACTATCTTTCTAATATTTCTTTGTTAAAATATATCATAATTATATCATTAGGTCTTTTAGCTTTTTCATCTATGTGCTTATATGATTTCACATTAAAACCAATATTAAAAAATAGCATTACAAATAAATATATACTAAAATATTCATGGATTTGCGCTTCTATATCTAACATGATAGGTTTTGCTGGATCCTCCTCAATAGGACTTAAACTACATTTTTATAAAAATTATTACTCAGATAAAAAAACTTTTTTAACTCATATTAGTCAGATTTTATTTTTAAATATCTCAGGCTTATCGTTACTTTGCTTATTTCACTTAATATTTAATTTTAAATTTTTATTTATTAATAACACTAATAAATTTTCGATTCCAAATTTAACAGTGTTATTAATATCATTTTACATTATAGGATTATGTATTTTTTTAACTTTTAAGCACTTTAAATATAGTAATTCACAAAACATATCTAAATTTATTAAAATAGCTCTTATATCCTGCTTAGAATGGATTTTAGCAACATTACTTTTGTATTTTATTGCTAGATTAATCAATATCTCTATTAGCTTTAAAGATTATTTTCCCATTTTTATACTTTCAGTATCTATAGGTATTGTGAGTATGATTCCTGGTGGTTTTGGAAGTTTTGATTTAACATTTTTATTAAATTTAGAATTATTAGGAATTAACAAAGAATTAGGTGTAGTTACTTTGATTCTTTATAGATTAAGTTATTATATAATTCCTTTAATATTAGGACTAATAATTTATCTCTATGATAATTGGAAAAGTTTAAATTCAAAATTTAACGATGTCCCATCTCTTATCCTATCATCTACAGCAAATTTTATGCTAATGTTTCTAATCTTTTCAACAGGCATCGTGTTACTAATTTCAGCCGCTTTACCTTCTGTTGTTTATAGATTGAAACTTATAAGCGACATCGCTAATTATTATATAATTAATCTTTCTCATATAATTTCTGTAATAATTGGTTTTTTACTTATTTCACTCTCAAGAATAGTTCATTATAAATCTAAAGATGTATATAAGCTTACTTTATTATTACTCATTTGTGGTTCTATATTTACATTTATAAAAGGGCTCGATTACGAAGAAGCTTTATATTTAGCAATTGTAGGATTTATACTGTTCCTTAGTAAAAAAAGCTTCTATAAAGAAAAATTTATTATGACATGGGGTAGAATTTTACAAGATTTTGTCATATTATTTTTCATATTTATAATTTATGCGTTTATAGGATACGTAAATACACCCTCTAGCCAATTAATCCTACCTAGATTTTTAGAAAATTTAGTTTATACAAACTATAAACATTTAATAATAAGCAGTTTTATAGGTTTTATTATTGCATTAGCTTTTTTAGTTATAATTTATAAAAAAAATAAAAATAGCATTCCGCCTCATATAACACTTGATAAGTGTGAAAATGAGCTAGACAATTTTTTATCTATATATGAAGGAGGCCCACTTACTCATTTAATATATTTAAAAGACAAAATGCTTTATTTTAATGCTACTAACGATGTCCTATTTCAGTTTAGTATATATTCAGATAAACTAGTTGTTCTAGGGAGACCTATAGGAAATAAAGATAGCATTCAATCTGCTATTGAAGAATTTTATGATTATTATAGTAAATATGGATACACTCCTATTTTTTATCAAGTAGATAAAAGTACATTATCATTTTTACATGAATTTGGATATGATTTTCTAAAACTAGGAGAAGAAGCTAAAATTTCCATTAATTCATTTAACCTAACGGGTAAAAAAATGAAAGGTATAAGAACCTCTATTAATAAAGTAGAAAAAGAAGGCTACACATTTGAAGTCATCAACCCACCATTTACCTCTAGTTTTTTAAACGAACTAAAATCTGTATCAGATAATTGGCTAGATGGCAAAGATGAGAAAGGATTCTCACTAGGATTTTTTGATGAATATTACCTTTCTAAATCACCGATATGCGTAGTTCAAGATGCTAATTATAATATAATGGGATTTTCTAATATAATGCCAATGTATGACAATGATAGCTTTTCTATAGACTTAATGAGATTTTCTAAAAATGCCTGCAGAGGTGTTATGGATTTTATGTTTGTAAATCTAATAAATTATGGAAATAAAAATAAATTTAAGTTTTTTAATATAGGCATGGCTCCTTTATCTAATGTTGGAACTTCAAAATATTCTTTTTTAAGTGAAAAAATAGCGTCTCAAGTTTATAATCACGGTCAACATTTTTATTCATTTCAAGGTCTTAGATCCTTTAAAGAAAAGTATGCTACAACATGGGATCCTAAGTACTTAGCTTATAGAAAAAGATCTTCTCTTCTATTTACCATGATACAAGTTACACTACTCATTTCAAAAAAAATTAAATATAAATAA
- a CDS encoding SH3 domain-containing protein, translating to MNLNVRNGYGTSYSVIGSLSKGSKVEIVESKDGWYKIKYGNGYVYVSGEYIKG from the coding sequence TTGAATCTTAATGTAAGAAATGGATATGGTACTAGTTATTCAGTTATAGGCTCATTATCAAAAGGAAGCAAAGTTGAGATAGTAGAATCTAAAGATGGATGGTATAAAATTAAGTATGGAAACGGATATGTATATGTATCAGGAGAATATATAAAGGGATAA
- the rbsB gene encoding ribose ABC transporter substrate-binding protein RbsB, with protein MKKFLSIIITIILSSSLLVGCTPKDNDAKKIGLIVSTLNNPFFVDLKTGVENKAKELGYEVVVLDSQNDPAKEVSNMEDISVKNVDIVLLNPVDSDSAIASVMIANNNDLPVITVDRAANGGKVLSHVASDNIAGGKMAADFLMDKLNRKGNIVELEGIAGSSATRDRGAGFEEGIKKSEFNLVAKQSADFDRTKGLSVMENIIQSKDNIDAVFAQNDEMALGAQKALEAANMKNVLVVGFDATEDAVESVKKGKMAATVAQQPILIGETAVDAVHNVLIGKDIDNYIPVELKLITK; from the coding sequence ATGAAAAAATTTCTTTCTATTATAATAACAATAATATTATCATCATCATTACTTGTAGGATGTACTCCTAAAGATAATGATGCAAAAAAAATAGGACTTATAGTATCAACACTAAACAATCCATTTTTCGTAGATTTAAAAACAGGAGTTGAAAACAAAGCAAAAGAATTAGGATATGAAGTAGTAGTACTTGATTCTCAAAATGACCCAGCAAAAGAAGTATCAAATATGGAAGATATAAGTGTTAAAAATGTAGATATAGTACTTTTAAATCCAGTTGATTCAGATTCAGCAATAGCATCAGTAATGATAGCAAATAACAATGATTTACCAGTAATAACAGTAGATAGAGCTGCAAATGGCGGAAAAGTTTTATCACACGTTGCATCAGATAATATAGCAGGTGGTAAAATGGCAGCAGACTTTTTAATGGATAAGTTAAACAGAAAAGGAAATATAGTAGAACTTGAAGGGATAGCAGGTTCTTCAGCTACTAGAGATAGAGGAGCTGGATTTGAAGAGGGTATTAAAAAAAGTGAATTTAACTTAGTAGCAAAGCAAAGTGCAGACTTTGATAGAACTAAGGGACTTTCAGTAATGGAAAATATAATACAATCAAAAGATAATATAGATGCAGTGTTTGCTCAAAATGATGAAATGGCTTTAGGGGCTCAAAAAGCATTAGAAGCTGCAAATATGAAAAATGTATTAGTTGTTGGATTTGATGCGACAGAAGATGCTGTTGAATCAGTTAAAAAAGGAAAAATGGCAGCGACTGTAGCACAACAACCAATATTAATAGGTGAAACAGCTGTAGACGCAGTTCACAATGTATTAATTGGAAAAGATATAGATAATTATATACCAGTAGAATTAAAGTTAATAACTAAGTAA
- the rbsC gene encoding ribose ABC transporter permease, with amino-acid sequence MQSNCIQDTKIRNLDIKELLVKYKSLVGLVLLVAVVSILSPSFLSSKNIFNILRQTSINAIIAAGMTFVILTGGIDLSVGSILAISGAVCASLLASGQSIAIGVLASIIIGAGVGFLNGFIISKGKLQPFIATLATMTVLRGLTLVFTDGKPITLGSSDLAIDFGKIGGGEILSIPTPAIIMILVFTVCAYILKNTKMGRYTYALGSNEEATKLSGLSTDKIKIWVYTISGVLSAIAGIIITSRLYSAQPTAGTGYELDAIAAVVLGGTSLTGGKGKIGGTIIGALIIGVLSNALNILDVSSYYQMMVKGVVILIAVLLDRKSN; translated from the coding sequence GTAGCAGTAGTATCAATACTAAGCCCATCATTTTTAAGTAGTAAGAATATATTTAATATATTAAGACAAACATCAATAAATGCAATAATAGCAGCTGGTATGACATTTGTAATATTAACAGGTGGAATAGACCTTTCAGTAGGTTCAATACTTGCAATAAGTGGTGCAGTATGTGCAAGTTTATTAGCATCAGGACAAAGTATAGCAATTGGAGTTTTAGCTTCTATTATAATAGGAGCAGGCGTAGGTTTCTTAAATGGATTTATAATATCTAAAGGAAAGCTACAACCATTTATAGCAACGCTTGCTACAATGACAGTTTTAAGAGGCTTAACATTAGTATTTACAGATGGAAAGCCAATAACACTTGGAAGCTCTGATCTTGCAATAGACTTTGGAAAAATAGGTGGAGGCGAAATATTATCTATACCAACACCTGCAATAATAATGATATTAGTATTTACTGTATGTGCATATATACTAAAAAATACTAAGATGGGAAGATACACATATGCATTAGGATCAAATGAAGAAGCAACAAAGCTATCAGGACTTAGCACTGATAAAATAAAAATATGGGTATACACAATAAGTGGAGTACTATCTGCTATAGCAGGTATAATAATAACTTCAAGATTATACTCAGCACAACCTACAGCAGGAACAGGATATGAACTAGATGCAATAGCAGCAGTTGTACTTGGAGGAACTAGCTTAACTGGTGGTAAGGGTAAGATAGGTGGAACAATAATAGGTGCATTAATAATAGGTGTATTAAGTAATGCTCTTAATATATTAGACGTATCATCATATTATCAAATGATGGTAAAAGGTGTGGTTATATTAATAGCTGTACTGCTTGACAGAAAAAGTAACTAG
- a CDS encoding N-acetylmuramoyl-L-alanine amidase family protein — MYRPRSHGGSDNEASAFGKFEDELSLQIAKSVELKLKQKGIQVKMSRTSDVFIPLGERAHMANSYGADAFISIHLNSSSNESANGIETYHHTQKTSHRPYSTGIHNNAIKSTQGRDRGVKSANFVVLRETNMVFSLFETGFISNAQENNKLSDPVYQDKLAVSIANGIESYLKENVKLKPGSQIPEEKPPINSNVKYGVNSIES; from the coding sequence ATTTATAGACCCAGGTCACATGGGGGAAGTGATAATGAAGCCAGTGCATTTGGGAAATTTGAAGATGAATTAAGTCTACAAATAGCTAAAAGTGTAGAGTTGAAATTAAAACAAAAAGGTATTCAAGTAAAAATGAGTAGAACTTCTGATGTATTTATACCTTTAGGTGAGAGAGCTCATATGGCAAATTCTTATGGAGCAGATGCTTTTATTTCTATACATCTAAATTCTTCAAGTAACGAATCGGCAAATGGGATTGAAACATATCATCATACACAAAAAACAAGCCATAGACCTTATTCTACGGGGATACATAATAATGCAATAAAGTCCACTCAGGGAAGAGACAGGGGAGTTAAGTCAGCCAACTTTGTAGTTTTAAGAGAAACTAATATGGTATTTTCTTTATTTGAAACAGGATTTATATCAAATGCTCAAGAAAATAATAAATTATCAGATCCGGTATATCAAGATAAGTTAGCAGTATCAATAGCTAATGGGATAGAAAGTTACTTAAAGGAAAATGTAAAGCTAAAACCAGGCAGTCAAATACCAGAAGAAAAGCCTCCTATAAATAGTAATGTAAAGTATGGTGTAAACAGCATTGAATCTTAA